A part of Aegilops tauschii subsp. strangulata cultivar AL8/78 chromosome 2, Aet v6.0, whole genome shotgun sequence genomic DNA contains:
- the LOC109743776 gene encoding nod factor hydrolase protein 1-like, whose amino-acid sequence MAHTTLLLYTVISLSLSLAASVLAPPPDTTQQAPTTVRAGYYFAADADLWPLSALDVSLYTHLYYSSLSVHPTRHTLQLPADLAQARLLANFSRELKGRNPALRTLLSLATAGAEDAAAGATTASGDPAFAAMAADPTSRVAFVDAAVRVARENGFDGIDVAWRFPASAVEMADFGFLVAEWRAAAPQGFLLTATVYFSNHVFGAPFAGVDYPSEALAGSLDWINVMAFGLRPAGAAANVTAFDAPLYDRASHFSVSYGVVSWLDAGVPAGKVVMGLPLYGRSWFLRNKANSGVGALVVAAGPKQRGSNATGAMSYAEVQALTATAGGRAPVMTSYDNASVSSYLAVGDVWVAFDGAAVVAEKLGFAARCGLLGYFLWPVNYDDSNLTVTRRASEVWEQSKISSDLRNVTGVRQGKAPFELPPALGSPSPVPVPTSASFSWLCRKKLHLSVLILLLY is encoded by the exons ATGGCACACACCACACTCCTCCTCTACACTGTCATCTCACTCTCGCTCTCCCTTGCAGCTTCAGTTCTTGCGCCACCGCCTGACACCACCCAACAAGCACCGACGACGGTGCGGGCCGGCTACTACTTCGCCGCCGACGCCGACCTCTGGCCCCTCTCGGCCCTCGACGTTTCCCTCTACACTCACCTCTACTACTCCTCTCTCTCCGTGCACCCCACGCGGCACACGCTCCAGCTCCCAGCCGACCTGGCCCAGGCGCGCCTCCTCGCCAACTTCTCCCGGGAGCTCAAAGGGAGGAACCCGGCGCTCAGGACCCTTCTCTCCCTCGCCACCGCCGGCGCCGAAGATGCCGCAGCAGGCGCCACCACGGCATCTGGGGACCCCGCGTTCGCCGCCATGGCCGCGGACCCGACGTCGCGGGTCGCGTTCGTCGACGCGGCCGTTCGGGTGGCGCGGGAGAATGGCTTCGACGGGATCGACGTCGCGTGGCGGTTCCCGGCGTCGGCGGTGGAGATGGCCGACTTCGGGTTCCTTGTGGCCGAGTGGCGCGCCGCGGCGCCCCAGGGGTTCCTGCTCACGGCCACCGTCTACTTCTCTAACCACGTGTTCGGCGCGCCGTTCGCCGGCGTGGACTACCCTTCGGAGGCGCTCGCGGGGAGCCTCGACTGGATCAACGTGATGGCGTTCGGGCTCCGGCCGGCCGGCGCAGCGGCCAACGTCACGGCCTTCGACGCGCCGCTGTACGACAGGGCGTCGCACTTCTCGGTGAGCTACGGCGTCGTCTCCTGGCTCGACGCGGGCGTCCCGGCGGGCAAGGTGGTCATGGGGCTCCCGCTCTACGGCCGGTCGTGGTTCCTGCGCAATAAGGCCAACAGCGGCGTCGGTGCGCTGGTCGTGGCCGCCGGGCCGAAGCAGCGCGGGAGCAACGCGACGGGGGCCATGTCCTACGCCGAGGTGCAGGCGCTCACCGCGACCGCGGGCGGACGCGCGCCGGTGATGACGTCGTACGACAACGCCTCCGTGTCGTCGTACCTGGCGGTGGGCGACGTCTGGGTCGCCTTCGACGGCGCGGCCGTCGTCGCCGAGAAGCTCGGCTTCGCCGCGCGGTGCGGCCTGCTCGGCTACTTCCTGTGGCCAGTGAACTACGACGACTCCAACCTCACGGTAACCAGGAGAG CATCTGAGGTCTGGGAGCAGAGCAAAATTTCGTCGGATTTGAGGAACGTCACGGGCGTCCGGCAGGGGAAAGCCCCATTTGAGCTGCCGCCGGCTCTCGGGTCGCCTTCGCCGGTGCCCGTGCCGACGTCCGCATCGTTCTCATGGCTGTGCCGGAAGAAGCTGCATTTGTCTGTACTAATTCTCCTCTTATATTAA